The Leishmania panamensis strain MHOM/PA/94/PSC-1 chromosome 32 sequence genome window below encodes:
- a CDS encoding CYC2-like cyclin, putative (TriTrypDB/GeneDB-style sysID: LpmP.32.0880) — MPPLAQLCALALQYRCDLSQELDQNIRSCFHSSRVPSISLWDYVRRFAKYSVCSEECFILAIVLMDRYVCKTKIPITLRNVHRLYITAMTLSVKLRDDSYYSNAYYASIGGVVNAELNVLELELLDIVQWFTWVEKSVYDAYVCRLEALFGDAMPKRMIASPSR, encoded by the coding sequence ATGCCCCCGCTAGCCCAGCTGTGCGCACTCGCTCTGCAGTACCGCTGTGACCTGAGCCAAGAGCTGGACCAGAACATTCGCTCGTGTTTTCACAGTAGCCGAGTTCCGAGCATCTCTCTCTGGGACTACGTACGACGTTTTGCGAAGTACTCCGTCTGTAGCGAGGAGTGCTTTATCTTAGCGATCGTTCTGATGGATCGGTATGTCTGTAAAACCAAAATTCCGATCACCCTTCGCAACGTACATCGGCTCTACATCACTGCCATGACGCTGAGTGTGAAGCTACGCGATGACTCATATTACAGCAATGCTTACTATGCTAGCATTGGTGGTGTGGTGAATGCTGAGCTAAATGTGTTGGAGCTAGAGTTGCTTGATATTGTGCAGTGGTTCACGTGGGTGGAGAAGTCCGTGTACGATGCTTACGTGTGTCGACTAGAGGCACTTTTCGGCGATGCGATGCCCAAGCGAATGATAGCATCGCCGTCTCGGTAG